In Cygnus olor isolate bCygOlo1 chromosome 12, bCygOlo1.pri.v2, whole genome shotgun sequence, one DNA window encodes the following:
- the TMEM231 gene encoding transmembrane protein 231 isoform X1 yields the protein MAGVELFSHPALHTRYRAGLCSAAALALLLIAVLTYVPPLLVAYRSHGFWLKQSAYREQPTVRFRYEVLFVATTGPGPGSFLAWSTFPAFNRLQEDRLRVPLLSVGVPGGAGGDAGRVGGARERAAGCAPLPSRSSSLVLAPHGTTLSGQTREEDKNQDGKMDQLHFKLELPLQPTEHVVGVQLILIFSYQLYRMSTLVMQSMAFLQFFSPVPGSQLYMNGDLKLNQRQLLNHCGLDTRYNVSVVNGTSPFAADYDLTNIIAAYRDRNVTTVFSDPNPVWMTGRAADTPFIINATIRYPEEVILYQPGFWEIIKFAWIQYVSILLIFLWVFGWIKMFVFQNQVFTTTPISPVLPLSPVLSYKQHQS from the exons ATGGCGGGCGTGGAGCTCTTCTCGCACCCCGCGCTCCACACTCGGTACCGGGCCGGGCTCTGCTCCGCCGCTGCGCTGGCGCTGCTGCTCATCGCCGTGCTCACCTACGTGCCGCCGCTGCTGGTGGCCTACCGCAGCCACG GTTTCTGGCTGAAGCAGAGCGCGTACCGTGAGCAGCCCACCGTGCGGTTCCGGTACGAGGTGCTTTTCGTGGCAACTaccgggcccggcccgggcaGTTTCTTGGCGTGGAGCACGTTCCCAGCGTTCAACCGGCTCCAGGAGGACAGACTGCGAGTCCCGCTTCTGTCGGTAGGCGTACCGGGCGGTGCTGGCGGGGACGCGGGTCGCGTTGGTGGTGCCCGTGAGCGAGCGGCCGGGTGCGCACCGCTGCCTTCGAGGAGCAGCAGCCTCGTGCTCGCGCCTCATGGCACGACTCTCTCGGGACAG ACTagggaagaagacaaaaatcaagATGGCAAAATGGATcagttgcattttaaattgGAGCTTCCGCTACAACCTACCGAGCATGTAGTTGGTGTTCAGCTGATTCTAATCTTTTCCTACCAGCTCTAT AGAATGTCAACACTTGTGATGCAGAGCAtggcttttcttcagtttttttctcctgtaccAGGGTCTCAGCTCTATATGAATGGAGACCTGAAACTGAACCAGAGGCAATTACTTAACCACTGTGGACTGGATACCAGATACAAT GTGTCTGTGGTCAATGGCACAAGTCCTTTTGCAGCTGACTATGATCTAACAAACATCATTGCAGCATATCGAGATAGAAATG TGACAACAGTTTTTTCAGATCCCAACCCTGTTTGGATGactggaagagcagcagataCACCATTCATCATTAATGCTACAATTCGTTACCCAGAGGAAGTTATCCT ATATCAGCCAGGATTTTGGGAAATTATTAAATTTGCCTGGATCCAGTATGTCAGCATTCTCCTTATCTTTCTCTGGGTCTTTGGTTggattaaaatgtttgtgttccAGAATCAGGTGTTCACTACAACTCCAATATCACCAGTTCTGCCATTGTCTCCAGTGTTGTCCTACAAGCAGCATCAGTC
- the TMEM231 gene encoding transmembrane protein 231 isoform X2, whose product MAGVELFSHPALHTRYRAGLCSAAALALLLIAVLTYVPPLLVAYRSHGFWLKQSAYREQPTVRFRYEVLFVATTGPGPGSFLAWSTFPAFNRLQEDRLRVPLLSTREEDKNQDGKMDQLHFKLELPLQPTEHVVGVQLILIFSYQLYRMSTLVMQSMAFLQFFSPVPGSQLYMNGDLKLNQRQLLNHCGLDTRYNVSVVNGTSPFAADYDLTNIIAAYRDRNVTTVFSDPNPVWMTGRAADTPFIINATIRYPEEVILYQPGFWEIIKFAWIQYVSILLIFLWVFGWIKMFVFQNQVFTTTPISPVLPLSPVLSYKQHQS is encoded by the exons ATGGCGGGCGTGGAGCTCTTCTCGCACCCCGCGCTCCACACTCGGTACCGGGCCGGGCTCTGCTCCGCCGCTGCGCTGGCGCTGCTGCTCATCGCCGTGCTCACCTACGTGCCGCCGCTGCTGGTGGCCTACCGCAGCCACG GTTTCTGGCTGAAGCAGAGCGCGTACCGTGAGCAGCCCACCGTGCGGTTCCGGTACGAGGTGCTTTTCGTGGCAACTaccgggcccggcccgggcaGTTTCTTGGCGTGGAGCACGTTCCCAGCGTTCAACCGGCTCCAGGAGGACAGACTGCGAGTCCCGCTTCTGTCG ACTagggaagaagacaaaaatcaagATGGCAAAATGGATcagttgcattttaaattgGAGCTTCCGCTACAACCTACCGAGCATGTAGTTGGTGTTCAGCTGATTCTAATCTTTTCCTACCAGCTCTAT AGAATGTCAACACTTGTGATGCAGAGCAtggcttttcttcagtttttttctcctgtaccAGGGTCTCAGCTCTATATGAATGGAGACCTGAAACTGAACCAGAGGCAATTACTTAACCACTGTGGACTGGATACCAGATACAAT GTGTCTGTGGTCAATGGCACAAGTCCTTTTGCAGCTGACTATGATCTAACAAACATCATTGCAGCATATCGAGATAGAAATG TGACAACAGTTTTTTCAGATCCCAACCCTGTTTGGATGactggaagagcagcagataCACCATTCATCATTAATGCTACAATTCGTTACCCAGAGGAAGTTATCCT ATATCAGCCAGGATTTTGGGAAATTATTAAATTTGCCTGGATCCAGTATGTCAGCATTCTCCTTATCTTTCTCTGGGTCTTTGGTTggattaaaatgtttgtgttccAGAATCAGGTGTTCACTACAACTCCAATATCACCAGTTCTGCCATTGTCTCCAGTGTTGTCCTACAAGCAGCATCAGTC
- the GABARAPL2 gene encoding gamma-aminobutyric acid receptor-associated protein-like 2, whose protein sequence is MKWMFKEDHALEHRCVESAKIRAKYPDRVPVIVEKVSGSQIVDIDKRKYLVPSDITVAQFMWIIRKRIQLPSEKAIFLFVDKTVPQSSLTMGQLYEKEKDEDGFLYVAYSGENTFGF, encoded by the exons ATGAAGTGGATGTTCAAGGAGGACCACGCGCTGG AGCACAGATGTGTCGAGTCAGCAAAAATCCGAGCCAAATACCCTGACCGTGTCCCG GTCATAGTGGAGAAGGTCTCAGGATCTCAGATTGTTGATATTGACAAGAGGAAGTACTTAGTTCCATCTGACATCACTGTGGCCCAGTTTATGTGGATCATCAGGAAGAGGATTCAGCTGCCCTCTGAGAAGGCAATATTCCTCTTTGTAGATAAGACTGTCCCACAGTCTAG CTTAACTATGGGACAACTTTATGAGAAGGAGAAGGATGAAGACGGATTCTTATATGTTGCCTACAGTGGAGAGAACACATTTGGTTTCTGA